GGCTCAATTGCGGACAGCTTTGCCAACATGCACCTTTGTCAATCTTTATGGATCTACTGAAATTACTGCCGACGCAACGTATCACAGGTTTGCTGATAGCGATCCACTTTCGAAGCTACGAATACCGCCGATTGGGCGCCCAGTTGCCAACACTCAGATTTACATTCTTGACGGCCGGGGGTGTCCCGTTCCTGTGGGTGTGACAGGGGAGCTTTACATTGGCGGCGTTCAGGTTGCGCGCGGCTATCTGAACCGCTCCGACCTGACAGCGGCACGGTTTGTCCCCGACCCGTTCAGCGCCGCTCCCAATGCGCGGCTTTACCGCACGGGGGATCTGGGACGCTGGCGGGCAGACGGGACACTCGAGTTTCTGGACCGCCGAGACTTCCAGGTGAAGATCCGGGGGCACCGGGTCGAGCTGGGAGAGATCGAGGCCTGCCTTTGCGCCCATGTGGGTGTGGGCGATGCAGTTGTGATCGCGCGCGGTTTGGAGAGTGAGGGCGGCACGGACCTTGCAGCTTATGTGGTTGCGGGTAAGGATGGCGCTGACAGCGGCGCTGCTGAGGTGGATGCGAAGGCACTCCGGGACCATGCCACGCGGCATCTGCCGTCGTGGATGGTTCCTTCAGCCTACGTGTTGATGGACGCGTTTCCCCTGACGGCAAGCGGCAAGCTGGACCGGCGGGCGCTTCCGACCCCGGACGGGACGGCCTATGTCCGGCAGGCCTATGAAGCGCCTGCCGGAGATATGGAGGAGACGCTGGCGCGGATCTGGTCGCAGCTTCTGGGAGTCGAGCGGGTAGGCCGCCACGATAACTTCTTCGATCTAGGCGGCCATTCGCTCCTGGCCGTGCGGATGCTCTCAATGCTGCGCGAGGCGCTCGGGAGAGAGGTTCCGTTAGCAAAGCTATTTGCTCGACCAACCGTCATTGCCTTTGCGGACGTTCTGAATCGTCAGGACCCCCTGCTGGATCGTGGTATAACAGCGTTTCGTGCGGAAGGAGCCAAACCTCCTTTGTTCCTGTTCCAGGAGCTGAGTGGTGAAGTCATCTATGGCTTTGAACTTACCCGTCATATCGATACAGATATACCCGTATACGGGCTGACAAATCCCAGTGATGTGAGCATACCTCTGCGCACGATCGAGGAAATAGCCACCCATTTTCTGACTTCGATCAAAATGGTGCAGCCGAAAGGGCCTTACTACATTGCAGGATGGTCGTTCGGCGGTTTACTTGCTTACGAAGTTGCTGCCCAGATGATTGGCAATGATGACCAGGTCGCGTTTCTCGGTCTCTTCGATACCAATTTCCCGCAGTCGTTAGAACCTGCCAGTTCGGAAGAGGACTATCTACGCCGAATATTTGAAGACAAACACGCTTTGCGGTATCTTGCCGCAATTGCCGCAAAGCGAGGCATACCGATAGCACTGAATGACATAGAGAGCATGTTGCACCATGACAAGGTTCGACAATACATCTCCCGCATGTATGCATATTCACAAGCCATGCACCAATATCATGTTCAACCGATTCCGATCCCTTTGCACCTTTTTGGAGCTATCGAAGATGCTGAGGCTGGCCGATCGGGTGGTTGGGAAACTGTCATCTCAAAAGAGCATATTCACGTCATTCCGGTCCCTGGAAACCACTGGACGATGATGGACCCTCCCAATGTTTCCTGCCTTGGGGAATCTCTTTCCAAGTCCCTGAAGGATCGGGAACAGCGGGTTTATACACAGGCACGGAGTTACGATCCGCTGATGACTATTCAAAGAGGCCAGGTGGGGCAAATTTCGGTCTTCTGCATCCCTGGGGCAGGCGGCAATGTCGGCGGCTTTGCACCGCTTGCAAATGCCCTTGATGAGTCCTATCCCGTCTATGGTCTTCAGCCACGTGGACTGGACGACCAGCTTGTGCCACACACGAGCGTTCAGGCTGCTTCCAGATGCTACCTTGAGGCAATTCAAACGGTCTGCCCTGACGGACCTGTCCATCTTCTCGGTCATTCCTTTGGAGGCTGGATTGCTTTCCAGATTGCCCTGGAGCTGCTTGAACTCGGCTGCCCAGCTGAGTCGCTCACCTTGATCGACAGCGAAGCGCCGAAGGAAAACGGGGAACGAGTACGCGAGTACAACCGCACCGAAGTCGTGACGAAATTGATTGAGATCTACGAACAAGCTGGAGAATGTTCGCTTGGGATAGAGGCCCCTGAATTGGCACAGCTCGATGCAGCGCGGCAAATCGGCCGCTTGCATGAGAGTCTTCTTCAGCACGATTTGATGCCGTCAAGTTCCAAGGCAAAAGACCTGCAAGGAGTCGTTCGCTCTTTTGGAACCGCTCTCAGGACGAAATATCATCCGAAAAGCCCCTATCCTGGAAGGACCAGTCTGGTATTGCTGAGCGATCCCAAGCTTCCCGAAGCGACCAATGCCAAATTATTTGCGAACAGCGTTGAGGCATGGCGCTTGTGGGCGCCAGAGCTTTTGTCCTGGCATGGTCCGGGCAACCACATGACAGCGCTCAAGCATCCGCATGTTCGGCACTTGTCCAAGTGGATAATGAGCAACTTTCAAGGCAAAGTGGTCGGTGTATCGGAATAAGGCGCGGGTAGGGGTTCCTCCGCTCTGACAGCGCGATCGCCCAATTGTCTTAAAGTCGGACAGATTCCAGACTTTCGTGTCGTTGAGCCAGAATTTCAGACGACAGTGCAATTGGCTAGTGAAACAACAGATCTGTCTCTGGGTAACAGTTAGAACCGTGCAGCAGAAACAGTGACCGGACAGAGCAGGACAATAGAGTATACCTTCGCGAGAGGCAATCTCGTATCGCGACCATCCATCAATATTTGTAAAAAGCGAGACATCTAAACAAGGACACTCGGCATCAACCAGGCTGCTGCAACCTTTATTGACGGGTTCTCGGAACTCACAGGTCTGTAGCTCGACGCGCCGGTATTGGCAGTATGCACCCGACAAGCTCGGCAATTTAAAGAAGTAAGGTATTAAAATTTTAATAGAGCAGGAAGTAACTTCTACGCGGTAAAATTCATGGTATTTCGCTCGTTTTTACTCGGGAAAATCCACAACTGTACGCTGACAGGAACCCATCTAGAGTACGAAGGCAGCATTAGCATAGATCGCACTCTGCTCAATGCGGCCGGCATTGCACCTTACGAACGGGTACAGGTACTCAATATTGCGACGGGCGCCCGGTTGGAAACCTACGCGATCGCTGCTCCAGCCGGGTCGGGGCGCGTCGAGTTGAATGGGGCAGCAGCTCGGCTGGGGGCAACCGGCGATCGCGCGATCGTCATGAGCTATGGTTGGCTCAGTGCCGAGGAAGCAGACAACCACTCTGCACGCGTGGTATTAGTAGATGAGCGCAACGTACCGGTATCCCAGCTGCAGGCAACTGTCGACTGTACTTAGCAGACCAGGCGGGTTGAATATAGGGCAATGCGGTGTGAACGACCGACCGCACAAAAACTTCTCCGGTCCCGGGCACGAACAAGACCTTCTTTGGGTCCGTCCGCTTTCGAATTCTTTTGGTCCGCCCACTTTCGAAATTGAAGAGTGATGCTCCTAACAAGCAAAGATATCACACATCATGGCGACTCAACTGACTTTTTTTAACACCAACTCTGGGGTAAGGGAGTTAGGGACGTCAGAAGCAAAATTGTGAGATGAGTCTCAAGGCTATCTGACTACTCTCACCTGTATCAGATGTGAAGCTTTATTCGGGATAAACGACATAGATTGGCGAGTTGACTGTCGTTTTGTAGTTTCCAGATCGCAAAGACAATTTGGGTCGGCAGTGGTTTTCGTTGAGTCATCTACTAAGTTTGGTGTCTGCAACCAGCCAGAGTTAAGGTGGTAAGAGATAAGTGCTCATTTAATGCAGAGCGTACCAGCGCACGACCCTTCACGACGACAAGTTTCTCCACGCCGCCGCCTGCTTGCGAAAGCTCTCGGCATTTATATCAATGATAATTGTATGGTGGATCGATCTGTCCAATGCTGCCACGGTTATCATCGAATCAGCAAAGTTCTCGCCCCAGCGACTGAAGGGTTGATTGGCAGTCAGCACCAAACTCTGGCGCTCGAAATGGTGGGCAATCAGCTCGAAAAGCACTTAGGTCTCGGCCTCCGACTTCAGGACGAAGCCCAAGTCGTCGAGCACCAATAAATCAAACCGGTCCAGCTTGCGCAGTTGCTGATGGGGGCACTACTCCTGCCTCTCCTGGTGCAGCAGCTGTACCAAGGGTAGGGTCTGACCGAAGCGCACTCGCCGGTCGGACTCCACCATCGCCCGTGCCAAGGCTGCCGCCAGATGGTTTTTCCCAACTCCCGACGGTCCAAACAACAAGCAGTTTGGACTTCCCCCTGTCCACCCAACTTGGCTCAGCGGTCAACCGGAGCGAGGGCAAGGCATTCAGCTGGGGGCACTGGCTAAAGTCAAACTACCCTTCAGACCGTGCTCCGACGCCGAGCTTGGGGATGCTCCTCAAGCAGTTACGGCTAACTAAGATGCTCCGTCATTGGCAGGAACTGGAGCAGCAGTCTACCTAGCAACAGTGGTTCTACAGCGAGTTCCCAAACACTTTGTGCTAGATAGAGGCAGACTGGAGTTCACAAGGCCGGACAAACGCTTCCTAGCGGAAGCCCGGCTACCTTCTGGGAAAAGCTTGGCGAGCTTCAAGTTCGACCATTGTCCTAGGCTCAACCTCGCGCTCCTGATGCAACTTGCACGGGACGCCGGATGGGTTGAGCGTGTCGAGAACTGCTCGGTCTTCGGTCCCTCTGGTGTAGGGAAACTCACATCGCGGCAGGATTAGGTCGTGCGCCGCTCGAGCAGGAAAAGCGATTGCGGTTCTACTTTACGGCCAATTTGGTGCAGCATTTGCAGCAAGCCAGGACCCAGATAGTATTGCCAGGGATTTTGAGCAAACTCGACAGCTTCGACCTGCTGATTGTTGACGATCTCTAGGTATGTCAAAAAAATGCCTCCGCTACGAGCGAAATAGCTTTTAGTGACTGATATTTAGGGCTGCTGAAAAAGTCCACAAAGTGAATTTAGGGGACAGAGAGCTCATGAAATCAGGCTTTCGCCATCTAGCCCCAGATTTTCGCCCCTAGATCTCGGCTCAAGTGCAAGGGTTTTGAGGCTCTAGCAACCATAACCTTACACTTCTCT
The genomic region above belongs to Rubidibacter lacunae KORDI 51-2 and contains:
- a CDS encoding non-ribosomal peptide synthetase; the protein is MPTCTFVNLYGSTEITADATYHRFADSDPLSKLRIPPIGRPVANTQIYILDGRGCPVPVGVTGELYIGGVQVARGYLNRSDLTAARFVPDPFSAAPNARLYRTGDLGRWRADGTLEFLDRRDFQVKIRGHRVELGEIEACLCAHVGVGDAVVIARGLESEGGTDLAAYVVAGKDGADSGAAEVDAKALRDHATRHLPSWMVPSAYVLMDAFPLTASGKLDRRALPTPDGTAYVRQAYEAPAGDMEETLARIWSQLLGVERVGRHDNFFDLGGHSLLAVRMLSMLREALGREVPLAKLFARPTVIAFADVLNRQDPLLDRGITAFRAEGAKPPLFLFQELSGEVIYGFELTRHIDTDIPVYGLTNPSDVSIPLRTIEEIATHFLTSIKMVQPKGPYYIAGWSFGGLLAYEVAAQMIGNDDQVAFLGLFDTNFPQSLEPASSEEDYLRRIFEDKHALRYLAAIAAKRGIPIALNDIESMLHHDKVRQYISRMYAYSQAMHQYHVQPIPIPLHLFGAIEDAEAGRSGGWETVISKEHIHVIPVPGNHWTMMDPPNVSCLGESLSKSLKDREQRVYTQARSYDPLMTIQRGQVGQISVFCIPGAGGNVGGFAPLANALDESYPVYGLQPRGLDDQLVPHTSVQAASRCYLEAIQTVCPDGPVHLLGHSFGGWIAFQIALELLELGCPAESLTLIDSEAPKENGERVREYNRTEVVTKLIEIYEQAGECSLGIEAPELAQLDAARQIGRLHESLLQHDLMPSSSKAKDLQGVVRSFGTALRTKYHPKSPYPGRTSLVLLSDPKLPEATNAKLFANSVEAWRLWAPELLSWHGPGNHMTALKHPHVRHLSKWIMSNFQGKVVGVSE
- the panD gene encoding aspartate 1-decarboxylase is translated as MVFRSFLLGKIHNCTLTGTHLEYEGSISIDRTLLNAAGIAPYERVQVLNIATGARLETYAIAAPAGSGRVELNGAAARLGATGDRAIVMSYGWLSAEEADNHSARVVLVDERNVPVSQLQATVDCT